The Clostridium bornimense genome includes a region encoding these proteins:
- a CDS encoding helix-turn-helix domain-containing protein, producing MNNIFIIDKDLQTKDLVTSIVEKNHLKFNSIKQFYSIDDINVDSNANIVILDGTMEELYWIKKTYPSSFFIIFSNTIDFFSSREYFRMGIENYVIKDLEVDLLEVSILKTYKKLNEIKNIFDDTSISLMRNESIRILQENIISKILKNEDITRTLTLLDITVEDLGIFDSKGVVILIQLDNSIDNLKNSVLIIKNIVARINSSLEFMPYLKSRLIYNDYDNIIIIAQPLNNEVNDHFYNIITNNLLSLSSYIYREFKGKIYSAVGSEFTSIYESHKSYFSAKSCLSMKSNSNNGRYINTKESHGTYYDRIHLISNKKDFILKSFLNGDENVLVDIEKFVRDIYKDFNEDIDKSRKLIRDTSIAVLSELQIIYKGLGNVYDFKTPNHSLKVSCKTLEELIYHVNIGAKEVIFNINYYKLNSKNRLVKNVCHYIVENVCDNIDLSTISTHFSISKNYFCNLFRSEVGETFLTYVRKVKMAHAKILFQSGSYKIYEVGKLLGYEDINYFSKLFKKFVGITPSEYKNTL from the coding sequence TTGAATAATATTTTTATAATTGATAAAGATTTGCAAACTAAAGATTTAGTTACATCAATAGTTGAAAAAAATCATCTGAAATTTAATTCTATAAAACAATTTTATTCTATTGATGATATAAATGTAGATTCTAATGCGAATATCGTTATACTAGATGGAACTATGGAAGAGTTATATTGGATAAAGAAAACCTATCCGTCTTCGTTTTTTATTATATTTTCAAATACAATCGATTTCTTCTCCTCGAGGGAATATTTTAGAATGGGAATTGAAAATTATGTTATAAAGGATTTAGAAGTAGATCTTTTAGAAGTTTCTATATTAAAAACATATAAAAAATTAAATGAGATAAAAAATATATTTGATGATACTTCTATATCTCTTATGCGTAATGAATCAATACGTATTTTGCAGGAAAATATAATTTCAAAAATTTTAAAAAATGAAGATATAACCAGAACTCTAACGCTACTAGATATAACCGTAGAAGATTTAGGTATTTTTGATAGTAAAGGTGTAGTTATCTTAATTCAGTTGGACAATTCAATAGATAACTTAAAAAATAGTGTTCTAATAATAAAAAATATTGTTGCTCGCATAAATTCATCTTTGGAGTTTATGCCGTATTTAAAATCCAGACTAATTTATAACGATTACGATAATATTATAATTATTGCTCAACCTTTAAATAATGAAGTAAACGATCACTTCTATAATATAATAACTAATAATCTTTTATCACTTTCTAGTTATATATATAGAGAATTTAAAGGTAAAATTTATTCAGCTGTTGGTAGTGAATTTACATCGATTTATGAAAGCCATAAAAGTTACTTCAGTGCTAAAAGCTGTTTATCAATGAAGTCAAATTCAAATAACGGTAGATATATAAATACAAAAGAATCCCATGGTACTTATTATGATAGAATTCATTTAATTTCAAATAAAAAAGATTTTATATTGAAAAGCTTTTTAAATGGTGATGAAAATGTTTTAGTGGATATAGAAAAGTTTGTACGAGACATTTACAAAGATTTTAATGAGGATATCGATAAATCTAGAAAATTAATTCGTGATACTAGTATAGCTGTACTTTCAGAATTGCAAATTATTTATAAAGGTCTAGGAAATGTATATGATTTTAAAACTCCAAATCACTCTTTAAAAGTATCTTGTAAAACCTTAGAGGAACTAATATATCATGTAAATATAGGTGCAAAAGAAGTTATATTTAATATTAATTACTATAAACTAAATAGTAAAAATAGACTTGTAAAAAATGTATGTCACTATATTGTTGAGAATGTCTGTGATAATATAGATCTATCTACAATATCAACACATTTTTCTATAAGCAAAAATTATTTTTGTAATCTTTTTAGGTCAGAAGTTGGAGAAACTTTTTTAACTTATGTTAGAAAAGTCAAAATGGCACATGCAAAAATTCTTTTTCAAAGTGGATCTTATAAAATATATGAAGTTGGAAAATTATTAGGATATGAAGATATTAATTACTTTTCTAAATTATTTAAAAAATTCGTTGGTATTACTCCTAGCGAATATAAAAATACTTTATAA
- the tnpC gene encoding IS66 family transposase, translating to MNHEIISNELDERSQVLIEKVEEMEKEIDSKNKEIENLKNELEFLKGIISNKNKKIFGASSEKVDANQLCFFNEAEKHSDSKVEEPTVEEITYKRAKKSNNIGKKDNLANLERKIIEHKLEGDDLICDKCGSELVEIGVKSRKEILIYIPGKLIVEEHVLYSYACKTCEKENEDSKIVSPEMPKTIFYNSMASNELIAHTIALKYLHAMPLYRQQSYFDMMGATLSRQTLCNWTMSAAKALEPIYNYMKKELLNRNYIHADETTLKVINDNGKSSKSKKYMWLYMSETNAKPIILYDYQNTRSSSCPKAFLGEYSGYLQTDGYSGYNSVSEATRLYCLAHIRRKFYEIVENLDKEALKKSRGVIGFNYCEQIYKLEKELRETYSSNEDYYDIRFNIRKEKLEPILDNFIEYVETEIKNALPRSPLGKALDYAKKHLPGLKNVLLDGSLEIDNNAAERAIKPFVIGRKNFLFANTAKGATSSAKLYSIIETAKANKVVVEKYLVYLFNNLLNIDSNNSEALENLMPWSSSIPDNLKIKIKK from the coding sequence ATGAATCACGAAATTATTAGCAATGAACTTGATGAAAGAAGCCAAGTATTAATTGAAAAAGTCGAAGAAATGGAAAAAGAAATAGATTCTAAAAATAAAGAAATAGAAAATCTCAAAAATGAATTAGAGTTTTTAAAAGGAATTATTTCAAATAAAAATAAAAAAATATTTGGAGCATCTAGTGAGAAAGTAGATGCTAATCAATTATGCTTTTTTAATGAAGCAGAAAAACATAGTGATTCAAAAGTAGAAGAACCTACGGTAGAAGAAATTACATATAAGAGAGCTAAGAAAAGCAATAATATTGGTAAGAAAGATAACCTTGCTAATTTAGAGAGAAAAATCATAGAACATAAATTAGAAGGCGATGATTTAATCTGTGATAAATGTGGCAGTGAACTAGTTGAAATTGGAGTTAAATCTAGAAAAGAAATTTTAATATATATTCCTGGTAAATTAATAGTAGAAGAACACGTATTGTACAGCTATGCTTGTAAAACATGCGAGAAGGAAAATGAAGATAGTAAGATTGTTTCACCAGAAATGCCTAAAACTATTTTCTATAATAGCATGGCTTCTAATGAATTAATTGCTCATACTATTGCACTTAAATATCTTCATGCTATGCCATTATATAGGCAACAGTCTTATTTTGACATGATGGGGGCTACTCTTAGTCGTCAGACTTTATGTAACTGGACCATGTCAGCTGCTAAAGCATTAGAGCCGATATATAATTACATGAAAAAAGAACTTCTTAATAGAAATTACATTCATGCTGATGAAACTACATTGAAGGTAATCAATGATAATGGTAAGAGTTCTAAGTCTAAGAAATATATGTGGCTATATATGAGTGAAACTAATGCTAAACCGATAATCCTTTATGATTATCAAAATACTAGATCTAGCTCGTGTCCTAAAGCTTTTCTTGGAGAATATAGTGGATATCTACAAACTGATGGATATTCCGGATACAACTCCGTTAGCGAAGCTACTCGGCTATATTGCTTAGCTCACATAAGAAGAAAATTCTATGAAATAGTAGAAAATCTTGATAAAGAAGCCCTAAAAAAATCTCGTGGTGTAATAGGGTTTAATTATTGTGAGCAAATTTATAAACTTGAAAAAGAGCTTAGAGAAACATATTCTTCTAATGAAGATTATTATGATATTAGGTTTAATATAAGAAAAGAAAAATTAGAACCTATTCTAGATAACTTTATTGAATATGTTGAAACTGAAATAAAAAATGCACTTCCAAGAAGTCCGTTAGGTAAAGCGTTAGACTATGCTAAAAAACATTTACCTGGACTGAAAAATGTATTATTAGATGGATCACTAGAAATTGATAATAATGCTGCTGAAAGAGCTATCAAACCTTTTGTTATTGGAAGAAAAAACTTCTTATTTGCTAATACTGCTAAAGGTGCAACATCTAGTGCTAAGTTATACAGCATTATAGAAACAGCTAAAGCTAATAAAGTTGTTGTAGAAAAATATTTGGTTTATCTTTTTAACAATTTACTAAATATTGATTCTAATAATAGCGAAGCTTTAGAAAATCTAATGCCTTGGTCAAGTAGTATTCCTGATAATTTAAAAATTAAAATAAAGAAATAA
- the tnpB gene encoding IS66 family insertion sequence element accessory protein TnpB (TnpB, as the term is used for proteins encoded by IS66 family insertion elements, is considered an accessory protein, since TnpC, encoded by a neighboring gene, is a DDE family transposase.) has product MLNIDKVETVYIACGPTDLRKSIDGLVMIVKNQLQLNPFDKALFVFCNKQMDKLKILHFDEGFWLYYHRLEGNRFKWPATQEEAVSVNIEELRWLLKGYEVRIKSKFKPVKEGNYY; this is encoded by the coding sequence GTGTTAAATATAGATAAGGTTGAAACAGTATATATAGCCTGCGGCCCAACAGACTTAAGAAAAAGTATAGATGGATTAGTAATGATAGTAAAAAATCAACTGCAGCTCAATCCTTTTGATAAAGCATTATTTGTTTTTTGTAATAAACAGATGGATAAGTTAAAGATACTCCATTTTGATGAAGGATTTTGGTTATATTATCATCGTTTAGAAGGAAATCGCTTTAAATGGCCTGCTACGCAGGAGGAAGCAGTAAGTGTAAATATAGAAGAATTACGTTGGCTTTTGAAAGGATATGAAGTGAGAATAAAGTCTAAATTTAAACCAGTAAAAGAAGGTAATTATTATTAA
- the tnpA gene encoding IS66 family insertion sequence element accessory protein TnpA has protein sequence MYKKLSNDEWREYINRYYASDENLTVKDYCEENNINKSQFYYHKRKIEEKATPVFHPIKINTEANIVRKDIGASSEVKISIGNISVAIPTSETALINSLIKELLLKC, from the coding sequence ATGTATAAAAAGTTAAGTAATGATGAATGGAGAGAATATATAAATCGTTATTATGCTAGTGATGAAAATTTAACTGTAAAAGATTATTGTGAAGAAAATAATATTAATAAAAGTCAATTTTACTATCATAAAAGAAAAATTGAAGAAAAGGCTACGCCAGTATTTCATCCTATAAAAATTAATACGGAAGCAAATATCGTTAGAAAAGATATTGGAGCTTCATCTGAGGTGAAGATTTCAATTGGTAATATTAGCGTAGCTATTCCGACATCGGAGACTGCTTTGATAAATTCTTTAATTAAGGAGCTATTATTAAAGTGTTAA